Proteins from a genomic interval of Paenibacillus sp. FSL H8-0048:
- a CDS encoding family 43 glycosylhydrolase yields the protein MTQPQGLNPYLPSWEYVPDAEPYVFEGRVYVYGSHDRFNGHAFCLNDYVCWSAPEDNLGDWQYEGVIYKTTDDPLNPEGSMCLYAPDVTQGPDGRYYLYYVLDKVSLVSVAVCDKPGGKYEFYGYVTYKDGTRLGEREGDEPQFDPGVLTEGDTTYLYTGFCGYGDKSRHGAMATVLGPDMLTIIEEPVFVAPSQPYSQGTGFEGYEFFEAPSIRKRGDIYYLIYSSISMHELCYATSSHPTRGFVYQGVIVSNCDLHIDTYKPADRTMYYGGNNHGSIVEVNGAWYIFYHRHTNGTAFSRQGCIEPIAFREDGTIPQVEITTSGPNGGPLEGRGEYPAYLACHLFTKDQEMYTGGFGPMGAWMDSRFPKITQDGRDGEEEIGYIANMTESATAGFKYFDCKGVSRVSIKVRGYCHGEFQVKTAWDGPALASIPVGFTNVWKEYAADVAIPDGVQALYFTYTGGGGAQFASFTLA from the coding sequence ATGACACAACCACAAGGATTGAACCCATATCTGCCTTCCTGGGAGTACGTGCCGGATGCGGAGCCTTATGTTTTTGAAGGAAGAGTATATGTCTATGGCTCACATGACCGGTTCAACGGACACGCCTTCTGTCTGAACGACTACGTCTGCTGGTCAGCGCCGGAGGACAATCTGGGCGATTGGCAATATGAAGGGGTGATCTATAAGACGACAGATGATCCGCTCAACCCGGAGGGCAGCATGTGTCTCTATGCACCGGATGTGACGCAGGGACCGGACGGGCGCTACTATCTCTACTATGTACTGGACAAGGTTTCTCTTGTATCGGTGGCAGTCTGCGATAAGCCGGGCGGCAAATACGAATTCTACGGCTATGTCACCTATAAGGACGGCACACGCCTGGGCGAACGGGAAGGCGATGAGCCGCAGTTTGATCCGGGGGTATTGACCGAAGGAGACACCACGTACCTGTACACCGGCTTCTGCGGATACGGAGACAAGTCCAGGCATGGCGCGATGGCTACTGTACTGGGCCCCGATATGCTTACAATAATTGAAGAGCCTGTGTTCGTGGCACCGAGCCAGCCTTACAGCCAGGGAACCGGCTTCGAGGGCTATGAGTTCTTCGAGGCCCCTTCCATCCGCAAAAGAGGGGATATCTACTACCTGATCTATTCCTCCATCTCGATGCATGAGCTGTGTTATGCCACCAGCAGTCATCCTACCCGGGGTTTTGTGTATCAGGGTGTCATTGTGAGCAACTGTGATCTGCATATCGATACGTATAAGCCAGCGGACCGGACGATGTATTACGGCGGCAATAACCACGGCAGTATCGTGGAGGTTAATGGAGCGTGGTATATCTTTTATCACCGGCATACCAACGGGACAGCGTTCTCGCGCCAGGGCTGCATTGAGCCGATTGCGTTCCGTGAAGACGGCACGATCCCGCAGGTGGAGATTACAACCTCCGGCCCGAACGGCGGTCCGCTGGAGGGACGCGGAGAATATCCTGCTTACCTGGCCTGTCATTTGTTCACCAAGGATCAGGAGATGTATACCGGAGGCTTTGGCCCTATGGGTGCCTGGATGGACAGCCGGTTCCCGAAAATTACGCAGGACGGCAGAGACGGTGAAGAAGAGATTGGCTATATTGCCAATATGACGGAGTCGGCCACCGCCGGGTTCAAGTATTTTGACTGCAAGGGGGTTAGCCGGGTCTCCATCAAGGTGCGGGGATATTGCCATGGTGAGTTCCAGGTGAAGACGGCTTGGGACGGGCCTGCGCTTGCTTCTATACCGGTAGGCTTCACGAACGTCTGGAAAGAATATGCGGCGGATGTGGCGATTCCGGACGGCGTTCAGGCGCTGTATTTCACGTATACCGGGGGCGGCGGCGCGCAGTTTGCTTCGTTTACACTGGCTTAA
- a CDS encoding family 43 glycosylhydrolase — MNEVSELMKLTVYTRIPNQDYTGSLSNSVHVACADDHNGFQPLNRNYGLLFAEATVDEKNVIHEKGLKNPYLFRTQDGAFGIVAVRVDASGEDDGESRGQILLWTSLDLVTFDAQQLVRLDNERYVKEAVCALDSTGGYEIRWQDNDGNYYVNRLADLRKPEGISPPEPAEAYTVEQPARPLTGTCPGNVLTVDGPTGRKVQAAWTPVYNTDIRVEEQVSVRSAGELAKVRATALYSDGSTADKRVDWDTTGIDFTLPGTYTIHGKVVTYDLPFPLASGYADPIILPWNGRYYFLATNDNVNNIGIYVRVADTLQDLFVPGFEEAVILDLNEELNFIQTFWAPEFHVIGGELYILFAVGGKVWGPQCHLMKLNPGGDIMQAGDWSTPVRVKRMDGTPLAGDGITLDMTYFKADGTSCVVWSYRKGIGTPLDTGSMLYIATVDEANPAVLTSEPVLLSRPLLGWENVQGTINNEGPYPLLTEDTVYIAYSGGAATGYTYAVSWLSIPRGGDYLNAGAWSKAGTPALSYYSLDGVYGPGHNSFFQDTDGTTLVLYHGEEQLVKHGTRCSAIHRVHYNSNGIPLLDVAGERDVHPDYAECTIQVTVLD; from the coding sequence AGAAGAATGTGATCCATGAAAAAGGACTGAAAAATCCCTATCTGTTCCGCACGCAGGATGGTGCTTTCGGGATTGTTGCCGTAAGGGTGGACGCCTCGGGGGAGGATGACGGGGAGAGCAGAGGGCAGATTCTGCTGTGGACCTCGCTGGATCTGGTGACCTTCGATGCCCAGCAGCTTGTACGGCTCGATAATGAACGCTATGTAAAAGAAGCCGTCTGCGCACTGGACAGCACCGGCGGATATGAGATCCGCTGGCAGGATAACGACGGCAACTATTATGTGAACCGGCTGGCTGACCTGCGGAAGCCGGAAGGGATCTCGCCGCCGGAGCCTGCTGAAGCTTACACGGTAGAGCAGCCCGCTAGGCCGCTGACCGGCACCTGTCCGGGGAATGTGCTGACAGTGGACGGTCCCACAGGCCGCAAGGTACAGGCAGCATGGACCCCGGTGTATAACACCGATATCCGTGTGGAGGAACAGGTCAGTGTTCGTTCCGCCGGCGAATTGGCGAAGGTCAGAGCCACCGCGCTGTATTCTGACGGCTCCACTGCCGATAAGCGGGTGGACTGGGATACCACAGGGATTGATTTCACCTTGCCGGGAACGTATACCATACATGGCAAAGTAGTCACCTACGACTTGCCGTTCCCGTTGGCAAGCGGCTATGCAGACCCGATAATTCTCCCTTGGAACGGCAGGTACTACTTCCTGGCTACCAATGACAATGTCAATAATATCGGCATCTATGTCCGCGTGGCAGATACCTTGCAGGACTTATTCGTTCCGGGCTTCGAGGAAGCCGTTATTCTGGACCTGAATGAGGAGCTGAACTTCATCCAGACCTTCTGGGCGCCGGAATTCCATGTCATCGGCGGGGAGCTGTACATCCTGTTCGCTGTTGGCGGCAAGGTATGGGGACCGCAATGCCATCTTATGAAGCTGAATCCCGGCGGTGATATTATGCAGGCCGGGGATTGGAGCACACCGGTCCGGGTGAAGCGGATGGACGGTACTCCATTGGCCGGAGACGGCATTACGCTGGATATGACTTATTTCAAGGCAGACGGCACCTCCTGTGTAGTCTGGTCTTACCGCAAAGGGATCGGAACGCCGCTGGATACCGGCTCCATGCTGTACATCGCCACTGTAGATGAAGCGAACCCGGCGGTGTTAACCAGTGAGCCGGTGCTGCTGTCGCGTCCGCTGCTCGGCTGGGAGAATGTTCAGGGCACGATCAATAACGAAGGCCCGTATCCGCTTCTTACGGAAGATACCGTGTATATTGCCTACTCCGGCGGGGCGGCAACGGGATATACCTATGCGGTAAGCTGGTTAAGCATTCCACGGGGCGGCGACTATCTGAATGCCGGTGCCTGGAGCAAGGCAGGCACGCCGGCACTTTCTTATTATTCGCTGGACGGGGTGTACGGTCCGGGGCATAATTCCTTTTTCCAGGATACTGACGGTACTACGCTAGTCCTCTACCATGGGGAAGAGCAATTGGTGAAGCATGGAACGAGATGCTCGGCGATCCACAGAGTCCATTACAATAGTAACGGCATTCCACTGCTCGATGTGGCCGGGGAGAGAGATGTACATCCGGATTACGCCGAGTGCACGATACAGGTGACTGTGCTTGATTAG